One segment of Rosa chinensis cultivar Old Blush chromosome 6, RchiOBHm-V2, whole genome shotgun sequence DNA contains the following:
- the LOC121050187 gene encoding serine/arginine-rich splicing factor SR45a-like isoform X1, translated as MYMVTKNRTFTWPIWSYTRAKRSASPQTSVSPVKGRRSRSLSRSRRSRSRSPSVDATNPGNNLYVTGLSTRVTSADVEKFFNKECKVLECHLVTDPRSRESRGFAFVTMETVEDAERCIKYLNRSVLEGRLVTVEKVWCVYFIEFTI; from the exons ATGTATATGGTTACCAAAAACAGAACTTTCACTTGGCCTATATGGTCATACACGAGAGCAAAAAG GTCTGCTTCACCACAAACCTCTGTCTCACCTGTCAAAGGCCGCCGATCGAGATCATTGTCGAGGTCTAGAAGGAGTCGTTCTAG GAGCCCATCTGTGGATGCAACCAATCCTGGAAACAACTTGTATGTAACAGGCTTATCCACAAGGGTTACCTCTGCTGATGTTGAGAAATTCTTTAACAAAGAATGCAAG GTGTTGGAGTGCCATCTTGTAACTGACCCTCGCTCCAGAGAATCTCGTGGATTTGCATTTGTCACAATGGAAACTGTAGAGGATGCAGAGCGATGCATTAAGTACTTGAATCGCTCTGTGCTTGAAGGTCGACTAGTCACTGTGGAAAAG GTCTGGTGTGTGTACTTCATCGAATTCACAATCTAA
- the LOC121050187 gene encoding serine/arginine-rich splicing factor SR45a-like isoform X2 — protein MYMVTKNRTFTWPIWSYTRAKRSASPQTSVSPVKGRRSRSLSRSRRSRSRSPSVDATNPGNNLYVTGLSTRVTSADVEKFFNKECKVLECHLVTDPRSRESRGFAFVTMETVEDAERCIKYLNRSVLEGRLVTVEKFLGIY, from the exons ATGTATATGGTTACCAAAAACAGAACTTTCACTTGGCCTATATGGTCATACACGAGAGCAAAAAG GTCTGCTTCACCACAAACCTCTGTCTCACCTGTCAAAGGCCGCCGATCGAGATCATTGTCGAGGTCTAGAAGGAGTCGTTCTAG GAGCCCATCTGTGGATGCAACCAATCCTGGAAACAACTTGTATGTAACAGGCTTATCCACAAGGGTTACCTCTGCTGATGTTGAGAAATTCTTTAACAAAGAATGCAAG GTGTTGGAGTGCCATCTTGTAACTGACCCTCGCTCCAGAGAATCTCGTGGATTTGCATTTGTCACAATGGAAACTGTAGAGGATGCAGAGCGATGCATTAAGTACTTGAATCGCTCTGTGCTTGAAGGTCGACTAGTCACTGTGGAAAAG TTTCTAGGTATATATTGA